The genomic window ATGTTCTCGCCCCTGGCCTTTACTTTGGGATTTGCTTTAATGGGCGCTTTGATTTTTACTTTAACCCTGGTGCCGGTGCTTTCCCATATTCTCTTAAATAAGAATGTAAAGGAAAAGAACAATCCTTTTGTGAATTTCTGGGACCGGAGCGTTCTTAAAGGGTTTAATTATACTTTTAAGCATAAAAAATTAAGCCTGATCGTTGCCATTTCATTCCTCGCAGCTACTTTATTCTCGGCAAAATTTCTGGGAACGGAATTTTTACCTCAGCTAAATGAAGGATCATTGTGGATCACCGCGGAAATGCCGATGAGCTCCTCTCTGAAGGAGTCCTTAAAGACCGCAGACCTTTTGAAAAAAGACATCATGAGCTTTCCGGAAGTTACGGATGTACTCGCACAGACCGGAAGGAGCAACGACGGGACCGACCCGAACGGATTCGGATTCGTACAGTTCGCCGTCAACCTGAAACCGAAAGAAGACTGGAAACGGAAGATCACTTATGAAGAGCTGATCGAAGAAATCGATAAAAAGCTCAGGAACTACCAGGGAATTACGTTCAACTATTCCCAGCCTATTTCCGATAACGTGGCCGAAGCAGTAGCCGGTTTCAAGGCAGAGAACGGCATCAAGATTTATGGGGATAGCCTCCAGACCCTTGACCGGCTTGCTGAAGAAGTATTGAAGCAGGTAAAGGACATCAAAGGGGTAAAGGATGCCGGGATTATTAAAAACATCGGACAGCCCGAGGTAAGTGTTGTGCTTGACCGTGATAAGATGGCGGCTTACGGCGTTATGCCTGATGATGCGCAGTCGGTGCTGGAAATGGCCTTCGGTGGGAAAACCGCTTCTGAAATGTTCGACGGGGAGAGAAAATTCCCGATCCGTCTCCGCTATTCCCAGGAATACAGGAAAGACGAAAATGATATTGCAGCACTGATGGTGCCTACGCAGGACGGCGCTAAGATTCCTTTAAAAGAGATCAGCACGATTATAAAAGATAACGGAGCCGCATTTATTTACCGGGATGATATCAAAAGATATATCGGGATTAAATTTTCTATCCGAGACCGCGATCTGGGAAGTACCATCGCTGATGCACAGAAAGCGGTTTCCAAAATTGAACTTCCGGACGGCTACTCTGTCGGTTGGACCGGACAGTTTGAAAACCAGCAGCGGGCTTCCAAAAGACTTACGCAGGTAGTGCCGATCAGTATTCTGGGGATTTTCTTCCTGTTATTTGTCCTGTTTGGAAATATGAAAGACTCTTTACTGGTACTGGCGAATGTACCTTTCGCATTGATCGGGGGAATTATTGCCCTGCATGTGACGGGAATCAACTTTGGAATTTCAGCCGGGGTAGGGATGATTGCCCTGTTGGGAATCTGTATCCAGAACGGAGTGATTCTTATTACGGAATTCCACCAGAATGTCAAGAACGGGTTGAACCTGGATGATGCCATCCTGAGCGGCGTAAAATCAAGAACACGTCCGGTGATCATGACAGCCCTGATGGCGTCGATCGGGTTAATGCCTGCCGCGCTATCTACAGGAATCGGCTCAGAATCGCAGAAGCCTTTGGCTATTGTGATCATCGGAGGGCTAATTACGGCCACCGTTCTTACCTTGCTGATATTCCCGATCATCTTCTGGATTTTCAACAGGACCAGAAAGTCGCAGCAGATTTAGGTTCAACATGGGCGTGCTGTTAAAATGCGGGAAGAGGGAAGCTGGAGGTTTTTCCTTGCCGTATTATTAATATCAAATAGTTAGCTTAATTAAATTTAACTTGAATTTGATAATATTTAATTTGTTTTTAGCTATTTAAAGCAAGTGATCAGGGATTTTAAATACAATTTACACTTAACAGAATTCGAAGAAGATCATTCAGTATTTAAAGATTACTGGTTGTATTTTGGAAAAAAAATTCCAACCTCCAGCTTCCTTCTTCCAGCCAAATTAAAACACATCTCCAAATAAAGAACCGCGGAAAACTCAGTTTTCCGCGGTTCTTGCTATTGAAATAATTATTATGAGTCTAGAATCCTAATCCCACGGCAAATCCTTTTACTGCATTCGGGAAATCTGAAACAGAAGTCGCAGCTCCGGTAGTCGTGTTAATGCTGTAAAGCTTGGTAGTAGAACCTACAGTGGCCATCAGATAAGCTTTTTGGCTCATGCTTCCGATATCGAAGCCATTGCTGCTGGTGATATTGATGCCTAGAGATCCGGTTTCTACCAATACCCCGTTATTCGGAGGATTTTGCTGATAGAGCTTATCGGTATTATGGTCGATCACAAATAGAGTAGTGGAAGTAGCTCCTGCCACATTATTGGTGTATGCTGCTGCCCCGATCATCGGACTTCCCGGATTCAGGGTAAGGTCAACAAACGAAATGGCGCCGGTAACCGGATCCAGACGTAAATTTTGTCCGGTATTGCTCACTACCCGTATTTTATCAACGGTCGGATTAAAATCGAATCCGAAATCCGTACCTGCCAGTACAGTAGTAAATGGAGAGGATCCTACAGCTGTTGCTGCACCGGTTCCGAGATTGATCGTATACATTCTGCTGGTGCTTCCCAGAGCATACAATTGCCCGTTGGCCGGTCTGAAATCGATTCCTAAAATAGTTTCACCGCTCTGAAGCCCTGTTACTGCTTTTGAAACCGGCATCGGATTATTCGGGTTAAAGATCTGAAGGTTGTTCGAGCTGTCTACTGAATACGCCACTGCTTCGGTAGGAATGGCAATATCGATCACCTGCTGCTGAAGCGTTCCGATATTCGTTGCTTTTCCGCTGTTGAGGTCTAATAAATGAAGATTCGTATTCACAGCCAACAGAGCAGTAGCATTGTCGTATTTGATATCAAAAGCAGCCTGCCCAGTGAAAGTGGTTCCCAGGCTTCCTACTTCTACCAGAGCACCATTGTTAGGAGGATCCTGCTTGTACAGTTTCCCGGTAGTTACATCAATATCATACAAAACCGTGCTCGAAGCACCGGATTTGCTATTCGTATAAGCAATTCCCATAATGGAAGGAGTGCTTCCGCCATTGATGCTGATGTCTGTTGCGGCCACCAAACCTGTTTCCGGATTCAGCCTAAGGTTTTGCCCGCTGCTGCTTACCAGACGGATCCGGTCTACCACCGGATTAAAGTCTATAGAAACGGTGCTTCCTGAAATGGCAGGCGTAAAAGCAGTGCTGCTTACCACTCTTGCCGAAGCGTTGGACTGGTTGATGACATACAGTTTGCTGGCACTGGATAAAGCATACAGCTCGCCGGTAGCCGGCCTGAAATCGATGCTCATCAGTTTTTCTCCGGAAGCAACGCCTGAAACGGTGGTTTTGGAAGTAAAACTTTTGGGATTATTGGCATTGAAAGCCACCAATTCGTTATTTGAGGTAATTCCGTATACCAAAAGATCCGGTCCCTGCAGGGCAATTTCGGAAGACATTATGTTTTCTGAATCGTCACACGAAAATAAAATGGCTGTGCCAAAGACTGCCATGCATAAATGTAATAGTTTTCTCATAATATTATTATTTAGTAGTTCGTATTTCTATCTACGATAAAATATAAATAGCGGTTTTGGAGGTCGAAAATTTTTTTGTGTCCGATTTGAGTAAATTCGATACTAATCAATTATTTTCAGTGCATTACGAAAATGAAAAGAATCGGTAGATGTGTAAAAATTAAATAAATTCTTCTTTAAAGGCTGACAAAACATGTGATATTCAGTACGATGATTAGAGAGTTAGAAATAAACTTCAAGTCTCCAGCTGCTGTCTTCCAACTTTTAACCTGATTGCTATTTTGTATGAACATTAATTTATCGTATTCAGAATTAAACAGATAGTTTATAATTTAGGCAAAACGTCGATGAAGGATTTTCACAATTGAGAAAAATGTGTAAATTTGCAATCTCAATACATTGAAATATAAGGTTTGTACTTCATTGGATTTGAATATTGAAACTTTTTTTAAGAAAAAGGTTTTGGTATTTAAAAATTCATTATATTTGCACACCGAAAATTTGAAAAACAATAAATAAATAATTTTAAATCATGGCAAAGGAAACGTTTAATCGTAACAAACCACACTTGAACATTGGTACTATTGGTCACGTTGACCATGGTAAAACTACTCTTACAGCTGCTATTTCTGCTGTATTAGCTAGCAAAGGTCTTGCTGAGAAAAAAGACTTCTCTGCAATTGACTCTGCTCCAGAAGAAAAAGAAAGAGGTATTACTATCAATACTGCTCACATCGAATACGAAACTGAAAAAAGACACTATGCTCACGTTGACTGTCCAGGTCACGCGGATTACGTAAAGAACATGGTAACAGGTGCTGCTCAGATGGACGGAGCTATCGTGGTATGTGCTGCGACTGACGGACCAATGCCTCAAACAAGAGAACACATCCTACTTTGCCGTCAGGTAAACGTACCTAGAATTGTTGTTTTCATGAATAAAGTTGACATGGTGGATGATGCTGAGTTGTTAGAGCTTGTTGAAATGGAGCTTAGAGACTTATTATCTACTTATGAATTCGACGGAGATAACTCTCCAGTAATCCAAGGTTCTGCTCTTGGGGCTCTTACTGCTGCTACAGAAGGTAATTCTGATGACAAGTGGTTCAAGTCTGTAGAAGAATTGATGGATGCTGTTGACGAGTGGATCGAAGAGCCAACAAGAGATACAGATAAGCCATTCTTGATGCCAATTGAAGACGTATTCTCTATTACAGGTAGAGGTACTGTAGCAACTGGTAGAATCGAGGCTGGTATCATCAATACTGGTGATCCTGTAGATATCGTAGGTATGGGTGATGAAAAATTAACTTCTACAATTACAGGGGTTGAGATGTTCAGAAAAATCCTAGACAGAGGTGAAGCTGGTGACAACGTAGGTCTATTGTTGAGAGGTATTGAAAAAACCGACATCAAGAGAGGTATGGTTATCGCTAAGAAAGACTCTGTGAAGCCACACAAAAAATTCAAAGCATCTGTTTATATCCTTTCTAAAGAAGAAGGTGGACGTCACACTCCATTCCACAACAAATACCGTCCTCAGTTCTACGTAAGAACTACTGACGTTACAGGTGAAATCTTCTTACCAGAAGGTGTAGAAATGGTAATGCCTGGTGATAACTTAGAGATCACTGTAGAATTGTTACAACCAATCGCTCTTAACGAGGGTCTTAGATTCGCGATCAGAGAAGGAGGTAGAACAGTTGGTTCAGGTCAGGTAACTGAAATCTTAGACTAATCATCTATTAAACAATACAAAAAAGCTTCCGTAAGGAATTTCTTTACGGAGCTTTTTTAAACTACGGGCATCGTCCAATGGTAGGATACCGGTCTCCAAAACCGTTGATCAGGGTTCGAATCCTTGTGCCCGTGCAAAATACAATTATGAGTTCATTTGTCGATTTTTTAAAAGGTTCTTATAACGAATTCAGACACAAAGTTGAATGGCCAAAATGGTCTGACCTGCAGTCTTCTACGATCGTAGTAACTGTAGCAACGGTGATCCTGGCGTTATTTACTTTCGGGGTTGATGAATTGTTTTCAAAAGCAATCAGCAACATTATAGGAATGCTCATCAACGTGTTCAATTAATTATAAAAGTATTTTCCCAAAATGAGCGAATTGAAATGGTATGTGCTGAAAGCAATCAGCGGACAGGAAAATAAAGTGAAGAACTACATTGAGACGGAAATCAAGCGTTTAGGGTTTGAACAGTACGTTACTCAGGTAGTCATTCCTATGGAAAAGGTTATTCAGATCAGAAACGGTAAAAAAGTTCCTAAAGAAAGACCTTACTATCCTGGATACTTAATGATTGAAGCTGATTTGATGGGAGAAATTCCGCACGTTATCAAAAATATTCCCGGCGTTATTTCTTTCTTAAGTTTAACCAAAGGAGGAGATCCTGTTCCAATGAGAAAATCGGAGGTTAACAGAATGCTTGGAAGAATGGATGAACTTTCAGAATTTGCAAGCGATGTTGAAATCCCTTATATCGTGGGTGAGAACGTTAAAGTAATTGACGGACCATTCAACGGATTTAACGGAACCGTAGAGAAAATTCTTGAAGATAAAAAGAAAATTGAAGTTTCTGTTTTGATCTTCGGTAGAAAGACGCCAATGGAACTTAGCTACATGCAGGTTGAAAAAGTATAATAATTACTTAAAAATATATGATCCCGCTAATTGAGAAATAAGCGGGATTTTTTATTTATGTATTATTTTATAAAAATAAAGCCCATCCATTTGCTATTTCAAAAATAATTCATAATTTTGCAGTCCGAAAAGTAGGATTATTTAAGGTGAGAATGGATAACCTACTGAATAATAATGCTTCCAAACTCATTAATTATTCAAATTTAAAAAACAAACAATGGCTAAAAAAGTCTTTAAAATGGTAAAGCTTCAGGTGAAAGGTGGCGCAGCTAACCCTTCTCCACCAGTAGGTCCAGCATTGGGTTCTGCAGGTGTGAACATCATGGAGTTTTGTAAGCAATTTAACGGAAGAACGCAAGATAAGCCAGGACAAGTTTTACCTGTAGTTATTACAGTATACGAAGACAAATCTTTTGAATTCGTAATTAAAACTCCTCCTGCAGCAATCCAGTTGATGGATGCGGCTAAGATCAAGGGTGGTTCCGGAGAACCGAACAGAAACAAAGTAGGTTCTGTATCTTGGGATCAGGTGAAAAAAATCGCTGAAGATAAAATGGGAGACCTGAACTGCTTTACGATGGATTCAGCTATTTCTATGGTTGCAGGTACTGCAAGATCGATGGGATTAAGAGTAACAGGAACTAAACCAACTAACGCTTAAAACTTAAAGAAATGGCAAAATTGACAAAAAAGCAAAAAGAAGCTTTAAGCAAAGTAGAAAAAGGAAGAATCTATAACCTTGAAGAAGGTTCAGCACTGGTAAAAGAAGTAAACACTGCAAAGTTTGATGCTTCTGTAGACATCGCTGTAAGATTAGGAGTAGATCCAAGAAAAGCAAACCAAATGGTAAGAGGTGTTGTATCTCTTCCTCACGGAACCGGTAAAGATGTTAAAGTTTTGGCTTTGGTAACACCGGATAAAGAAGCAGAAGCTAAAGAAGCGGGTGCTGACTATGTAGGTCTTGATGAATATTTACAAAAAATCAAAGAAGGTTGGACTGATGTTGACGTTATCGTTACCATGCCGGCTGTAATGGGTAAATTAGGACCATTGGGTAGAGTATTAGGACCAAGAGGTTTGATGCCTAACCCTAAATCAGGAACTGTAACGATGGAAATCGGTAAAGCGGTAACTGAAGTAAAAGCAGGTAAAATTGATTTCAAAGTAGACAAATACGGTATTATCCATGCTGGTATCGGTAAAGTATCTTTCGATGCTGCCAAAATCAAGGAAAATGCTCAGGAATTGATTTCTACATTGATCAAAATGAAACCAACTGCTGCTAAAGGTACTTATGTGAAGTCGATTTATTTGTCTTCTACTATGAGTCCGGGTATTGCAATCGATACTAAATCTGTTAACTAATTTTAATCCTTAAGACAATGACAAAAGACCAAAAAGTTGTAGCAATACAAGAGATCAAAGATTTGCTTCAGGATGCAAAAGTAGTTTATGTAGCAGATCTGGAAGGTTTGAACGCTGCTAAATCTTCTGATTTCAGAAGACAGGCTTTCAAGCAAAATATCAAAGTAAAAGTAGTAAAGAATACACTTTTACAAAAAGCAATGGAGCAAATGGAAGGAGTAGATTACTCTGAAATGTTCCAGTCGTTCAAAGGAAACTCAGCATTGATGATTTCTGAAACGGCTAACGCTCCTGCAAAATTAATCCAAGGGTTCAGAAAGAAAGAAGAGAAGCCGGCTTTGAAGTCTGCTTTTGTTCAGGAAACTTTCTATGTTGGTGACAATAACCTAGACATGTTGGCAAACATCAAGTCTAGAGAAGAAATGATCGGTGAAATCATCGGATTACTTCAGTCTCCAATCCAAAGAGTTGTTTCTGCTCTTCAAAACAAGCCTGAGACAGTAGAAGCTAAAGCTGAAGAGGCTGCACCTGCAGCAGAAGAAGCTCCTGCTACTGAAACTCCGGAAACTCCAGCTGCTGAAGGAGAAGCTCCAGCTGCTGAATAATTTACACTCAAAAAATAATCAATAATCAACAAAAACATTACAACAATGTCAGATTTAAAAAATTTAGCTGAAACGCTAGTAAACTTAACAGTAAAAGACGTAAACGAATTAGCTGCTATCCTTAAGGATGAGTACGGAATCGAGCCAGCTGCTGCTGCAGTAGTAATGGCTGGTCCTGGTGCTGGTGAAGCTGCTGAAGAAAAGACTGAATTCGACGTAATTCTTAAGTCTGCAGGTGCTTCTAAATTAGCAATCGTTAAATTAGTAAAAGATTTAACTGGTGCTGGTCTTAAAGAAGCTAAAGATATCGTAGATGGTGCTCCTGCTCCAATCAAAACGGGTATCTCTAAAGACGAAGCTGAAGCTCTTAAGAAGCAATTAGAAGAAGCTGGTGCTGAAGTAGAATTGAAGTAATCATTTACTTTATAAAATACAGAGCCGCTCCACATATGGAGTGGCTTTTTTCATTTACGTGGTTAGACCCACATACTTACGATTGCTGGTAATAAAAAGTATTCTTTATTATCTAATCCTTACGATATTTATAATTCATCCTATATAGAATTATAGATATGATAAAGTTTTGAAAGGTTTATTGTAATTTATTGCAAAGTTAATACTGATTTTTATTGCAAGATTGAAATTAATAATTATATTTGCAAAAAAATTGCACAAATTGGGAAAAAGAATACAAAGTATTTCAGGCACTTGCCCCTATACGATCCTTTCTATAGGATTCGGGAAAGCTGCTTTCTGCATACTATTTCTTCTTCTTAATTTTCTTTATTCCCAGGAAGGGTTAAGTACCGCTCC from Chryseobacterium sp. SORGH_AS_0447 includes these protein-coding regions:
- a CDS encoding efflux RND transporter permease subunit, producing the protein MNKFIKNIIAFSLKNKAFTFIWVAILAVSGFISFKNMPIEAFPDVTNTQIVIITQWNGRSAEEVERFVTTPIELAMSPVQKKTSVRSTTMFGLSIVKILFDDGVDDTFARNQVNNQLRTVNLPDEVDPEVQPPYGPTGEIFRYTLQSKKKDSRELLTLQNWVIDRALRGVPGVADINVFGGQDKVFELSIDPRALDKYNLTPLQVYDAVTKSNLNVGGDVIEKNGQAYVVRGIGLVKSVADIGNITIQNDSGNPVLVKNVADVHESSMPRVGQAGLNNQEDTVEGIVVMRKGENPREVLVGVKAKIKELNEKILPKDVKMVTFYDRDNLMDFTTHTVMHNLIEGIVLVTVIVLIFMADWRTTLIVSIIIPLSLLFAFLCLKMAGMSANLLSLGAVDFGIIIDGAVVMVEGLFVMLDHKAHKYGDEKFNKMAKAGWIKQTGTGLGKAIFFSKLIIITSLIPIFSFQKVEGKMFSPLAFTLGFALMGALIFTLTLVPVLSHILLNKNVKEKNNPFVNFWDRSVLKGFNYTFKHKKLSLIVAISFLAATLFSAKFLGTEFLPQLNEGSLWITAEMPMSSSLKESLKTADLLKKDIMSFPEVTDVLAQTGRSNDGTDPNGFGFVQFAVNLKPKEDWKRKITYEELIEEIDKKLRNYQGITFNYSQPISDNVAEAVAGFKAENGIKIYGDSLQTLDRLAEEVLKQVKDIKGVKDAGIIKNIGQPEVSVVLDRDKMAAYGVMPDDAQSVLEMAFGGKTASEMFDGERKFPIRLRYSQEYRKDENDIAALMVPTQDGAKIPLKEISTIIKDNGAAFIYRDDIKRYIGIKFSIRDRDLGSTIADAQKAVSKIELPDGYSVGWTGQFENQQRASKRLTQVVPISILGIFFLLFVLFGNMKDSLLVLANVPFALIGGIIALHVTGINFGISAGVGMIALLGICIQNGVILITEFHQNVKNGLNLDDAILSGVKSRTRPVIMTALMASIGLMPAALSTGIGSESQKPLAIVIIGGLITATVLTLLIFPIIFWIFNRTRKSQQI
- a CDS encoding DUF4394 domain-containing protein, coding for MRKLLHLCMAVFGTAILFSCDDSENIMSSEIALQGPDLLVYGITSNNELVAFNANNPKSFTSKTTVSGVASGEKLMSIDFRPATGELYALSSASKLYVINQSNASARVVSSTAFTPAISGSTVSIDFNPVVDRIRLVSSSGQNLRLNPETGLVAATDISINGGSTPSIMGIAYTNSKSGASSTVLYDIDVTTGKLYKQDPPNNGALVEVGSLGTTFTGQAAFDIKYDNATALLAVNTNLHLLDLNSGKATNIGTLQQQVIDIAIPTEAVAYSVDSSNNLQIFNPNNPMPVSKAVTGLQSGETILGIDFRPANGQLYALGSTSRMYTINLGTGAATAVGSSPFTTVLAGTDFGFDFNPTVDKIRVVSNTGQNLRLDPVTGAISFVDLTLNPGSPMIGAAAYTNNVAGATSTTLFVIDHNTDKLYQQNPPNNGVLVETGSLGINITSSNGFDIGSMSQKAYLMATVGSTTKLYSINTTTGAATSVSDFPNAVKGFAVGLGF
- the tuf gene encoding elongation factor Tu — protein: MAKETFNRNKPHLNIGTIGHVDHGKTTLTAAISAVLASKGLAEKKDFSAIDSAPEEKERGITINTAHIEYETEKRHYAHVDCPGHADYVKNMVTGAAQMDGAIVVCAATDGPMPQTREHILLCRQVNVPRIVVFMNKVDMVDDAELLELVEMELRDLLSTYEFDGDNSPVIQGSALGALTAATEGNSDDKWFKSVEELMDAVDEWIEEPTRDTDKPFLMPIEDVFSITGRGTVATGRIEAGIINTGDPVDIVGMGDEKLTSTITGVEMFRKILDRGEAGDNVGLLLRGIEKTDIKRGMVIAKKDSVKPHKKFKASVYILSKEEGGRHTPFHNKYRPQFYVRTTDVTGEIFLPEGVEMVMPGDNLEITVELLQPIALNEGLRFAIREGGRTVGSGQVTEILD
- the secE gene encoding preprotein translocase subunit SecE yields the protein MSSFVDFLKGSYNEFRHKVEWPKWSDLQSSTIVVTVATVILALFTFGVDELFSKAISNIIGMLINVFN
- the nusG gene encoding transcription termination/antitermination protein NusG, whose translation is MSELKWYVLKAISGQENKVKNYIETEIKRLGFEQYVTQVVIPMEKVIQIRNGKKVPKERPYYPGYLMIEADLMGEIPHVIKNIPGVISFLSLTKGGDPVPMRKSEVNRMLGRMDELSEFASDVEIPYIVGENVKVIDGPFNGFNGTVEKILEDKKKIEVSVLIFGRKTPMELSYMQVEKV
- the rplK gene encoding 50S ribosomal protein L11 codes for the protein MAKKVFKMVKLQVKGGAANPSPPVGPALGSAGVNIMEFCKQFNGRTQDKPGQVLPVVITVYEDKSFEFVIKTPPAAIQLMDAAKIKGGSGEPNRNKVGSVSWDQVKKIAEDKMGDLNCFTMDSAISMVAGTARSMGLRVTGTKPTNA
- the rplA gene encoding 50S ribosomal protein L1; amino-acid sequence: MAKLTKKQKEALSKVEKGRIYNLEEGSALVKEVNTAKFDASVDIAVRLGVDPRKANQMVRGVVSLPHGTGKDVKVLALVTPDKEAEAKEAGADYVGLDEYLQKIKEGWTDVDVIVTMPAVMGKLGPLGRVLGPRGLMPNPKSGTVTMEIGKAVTEVKAGKIDFKVDKYGIIHAGIGKVSFDAAKIKENAQELISTLIKMKPTAAKGTYVKSIYLSSTMSPGIAIDTKSVN
- the rplJ gene encoding 50S ribosomal protein L10, producing the protein MTKDQKVVAIQEIKDLLQDAKVVYVADLEGLNAAKSSDFRRQAFKQNIKVKVVKNTLLQKAMEQMEGVDYSEMFQSFKGNSALMISETANAPAKLIQGFRKKEEKPALKSAFVQETFYVGDNNLDMLANIKSREEMIGEIIGLLQSPIQRVVSALQNKPETVEAKAEEAAPAAEEAPATETPETPAAEGEAPAAE
- the rplL gene encoding 50S ribosomal protein L7/L12 is translated as MSDLKNLAETLVNLTVKDVNELAAILKDEYGIEPAAAAVVMAGPGAGEAAEEKTEFDVILKSAGASKLAIVKLVKDLTGAGLKEAKDIVDGAPAPIKTGISKDEAEALKKQLEEAGAEVELK